ATTCGGTGTTTCCAGCGGCGAGATGATGATCGGGAGACCCCGTCCGCGCACGCAGTCAGGAGATGGTCATCGGCAGATGCCGAACGGAGACGCGGATCGGGAGATGGTCACCGGGGAATCGGGTCCGGAGATGCGCGTCGGACCCGACCCACGACACGGGAGATGTACGGCGGCGCGATGCCCGGCCGTTCATCTACCGAGCCGCGTTCCCGATCCTACTCTGCCGATCCGCGGCGGTGGATGGTTTCGATGGATCGGGATGATGCGCGGAGGACGGGCGGCGCGTGCGAAAAGACGGCGGACACGCAGGTCCGCGCCTACACGTCGGATGGATTTGCGCCGGTCGGCGAGCGGCGGATGGACGCGATAAAGGGACGACTCCTCGCGGAATCGTCCCCCTTTCGATTTGACCGGCGGCTCGGGCCGCGGGCGGTCAGACCGCCGCGAGAAGCTTCTCCAGCTCTTCGGGAGAGAGCTCGGCGCCGGAGCGGGTGCCCATGCGGCGTCCGCGGGTGGCGCGGATCTCCTTCTTGGTCTGCGGCGGCTCGGCCGGCTCCGGCTCGTCGCCGAAGACGCTGAAGCCGGGCACGTTCACCCGCGGGATGCGGCGCCCCATCAGGTGCTCCACCGCGGCCACGTCGCCAATCTCGCCGCCCGACATGAAGGTGATGGCGATGCCCGTCTCGCCCGCGCGGCCGGTGCGGCCCACGCGGTGCACGTAGCCCTCCGGATCCTTGGGCGCGTCGTAGTTGACCACGTGCGAGATGCCGTCCACGTCCAGGCCGCGCTGCGCCACGTCGGTGGCGACCAGAACCTGGACCTTGCCCTCGCGGAACGACTCCAGCGCCTTGCCGCGCTGCTGCATGTTACGGTCGCTGTGCAGCGTCTCCACCTTCAGCCCCGCGCGCGTGAGGTGCGACGCCACGCGGTCCGCGCCGAACTTGGTGCGGGTGAAGATGAGGGCCGACTGGAACTCCGGCTGCTTCAGCAGGTGCAGCAGCAGCTCGGGCTTCTGGCGCTGCTCCACGGGGTAGACGAACTGCTCCACCGTCTCGGCGGTGGTGATCTTGGGGCTCGCCTCGACGGTGACGGGCTCGCGCAGGATGTCGTACGCGAGCGACTTCACCGAGTTGGGCATGGTGGCCGAGAAGAACAGCGTCTGCCGCTGCTTGGGGCAGTTGCGCAGCACCGTGTCGATCTGCGGGCGGAAGCCCATGTCGAGCATCCGGTCGGCCTCGTCGAGCACCAGCACCTCCAGGCCCGACAGGTCCACGTTGCCGCGCTCCACGTGGTCGATCAGGCGGCCCGGCGTGGCGACCAGCACCTCGTAGCCCGCGCGCAGGCTGCGCATGTCCTTGTCCAGCGGCACGCCGCCGTACAGGCAGCCCACGAACAGCTCGCTGTACTTGGCGTAGTCGCGCGCCGACTCGGCCACCTGGATGGCGAGCTCGCGCGTGGGGCAGAGGACGAGGGCCTTGAGGCCTTCCTTGCCGCGCAGCCGGTGAAGCGTGGGAAGCATGAAGCCGGCGGTCTTGCCGGTGCCGGTGGGGGCCTTGCCCATCACGTCGCGCCCTTCGAGGGCGGCGGGGATGGCCTGCTGCTGAATGGGGGTGGGAACCTCGTAGCCCTGCTCCTTCACCGCGCGCAGGAGCTCCGGCGCGAGGTTCAGATCGTCGAATGTCATGTTCTCTTTCTGGCCCGGGCTTCTTGTTCCGGGTCCGTTTGCTGGTGCGGGGCGCGCGTTCGCTCGCGTCAGGGCCCCGCGTGTCTTGTCGTCCGTAGTTGGACAATGCGCTGCCCGGAGAGTGCGGCCCCTCCGTCCGGAGGCGTACCGCTGGGCAGCGACAGCGCGTGTATTTGCTGATGCAAACATAGCAATCTAACGGCTTTTCCTCAGTCCCGCCACCCGCCGCCCCACATCTCCCGTCACGTTCGCGCAACCTCGCCGCGACGAGCTGCGACTCCCCGCCGCCTCATCCGCCGGGCCCCCGACTTTGCCCAGATCAGCCACGCAGCATCTAACCGACCCCACAGAACCACAGAAAGAGTATGTGTCGACAAAGCGAATCTCGCGTGATTGCCGATGATTTTCTTCACGAAACATGCACTACCTGCGCGGCTTCGAAATAACGCGTCGAGTGCCAGCGGGACATGATGTTGGTAGATGTACGAAAGCCCGCCGCATCGATAGATGTGGACGGGCTCGTGGAGATCGCCTGCGGCTGCCTACGAGCGGCGCTCGAACAGCGTACCGTCGCGGGTCTCGCCCAGGGCCAGCCGGCAGAGCGCCTGGATCCTGTCGTGCGCGGTGGACAGGTCCCAGACCGGATCGCAGTTCACCCGGTGCCGGATCCAGACCTCCAGCTTCTCGTTGTCCGCATCGCGAATCAGGAGCAGGGCGAGCTCCAGCTCGGCGACCCGTTCACGCTCGGCCGCGACCATCGCGAGCAGCTCCTCCCGGCTAACCATTGTTCCAACCTCCAGACGACGCGAGAACTGACGGCTGGGTGCGCCCGCACGTTGCGAGCCACCTCTTCTGCCCGCTCCCGGCCGGCACCCGCGTACACCCGTGGGCAACGCATCTCGCGGACCCGGAAACGGTAGCGGGGCCTGGCGCCGGTGGTTAGGTTGGTGCAACCGGCGGGGAACGACCGATGCGTCGCTCGCCGCGGCTTTTCCAGGCGCTCCGCACGGCGGCGCGCGCGCACCACCGGGAACACCCATGGCAGACCTTCGCGAGTTCCACGGCCCCAACGCGGGCTACGTGCTGGACCTGTACGAGAGATTCCAGCGCGATCCCTCCCTGGTGGACGAGGGATGGCGCTCTTACTTCGCGTCGTTCACCCCCACGGGCGACGCTTCCGTCTCTTCCGGCGCCTCCGCTTCGGGCACGGACGTGCAAGCCGTGCTGGACGCGTACGAGTTGGCGGTCTCCATCCGCGCGCGCGGGCACACGGCGGCGCGCCTGGACCCGCTGGGCGGCGAGCCGCAGCCCGACCCGTCGCTGCGCCCCGAGGCGCACGGCATCTCCGACGCCGATCTCGCGCGCCTGCCCGCCTCGGTCGTGCGCGGCGCGGCGGCGCAAGGCGCGGGCACCGCGGCGGATGCCATCGCCCGCCTTCGCGCGGCGTACAGCGGCACCGCGGGCTACGAGCTCGACCATGTGGGCAGCGCCGACGAGCGCGCCTGGCTGCAGGAGGCGGTGGAGACGGGCCGCTTCCGCACGCCGCTCGATGCGGACGCGAAGCGCGCCCTGCTCGCTCGCCTGTCGCAGGTGGAGGGCTTCGAGAAGTACCTGCACCGCGTCTTCTTCGGCCAGAAGCGCTTCTCGATCGAGGGCACCGACGCCATGGTGCCCATGCTGGACGAGGTGATCCGCGGCGCCGCGCAGTCCGGCGCGGGCGACGTGCTGATCGGCATGGCGCACCGCGGGCGGCTGAACGTGCTCACCCACGTGATGGGCAAGCCGTACTCGATGATGGTGGCGGCCTTCGCCAGCGCGCAGCTCGCCCCCGGCGTGGACGCGCAGCAGAACACCGACGAGCCGTCGGGCGACGTGAAGTACCACATGGGCTGGAAGGACACGAAGGAGATCGGCGGCGCGAAGGTGCGCGTCACCCTCTCCCCCAACCCCAGCCACCTGGAGTTCGTCAACCCCGTCGTGGTGGGGATGACGCGCGCGGCGCAGGACGACACTTCGGCCGCGGGCAAGCCGACGCTCGACGCGCGGAAGGCGGTGGCGGTGCTCATCCACGGCGACGCGGCGTTCCCCGGCCAGGGCACGGTGCCCGAGACGCTGAACATGTCCGGCCTGCGCGGCTACACGGTGGGCGGCACGCTGCACATCATCGCCAACAACCAGATCGGCTTCACCACCGACCCCGTCGACGACCGTTCCACGCGCTACGCCAGCGACCTCGCCAAGGGCTTCGAGATGCCCGTGGCGCACGTGAACGCCGACGACGCGGAGGAGTGCTTGGCGGTGATGCGCCTGGCTTTCGCGTACCGCCAGGAGTTCGGCCGCGACTTCGTGGTGGACCTCGTCGGCTATCGCCGCTGGGGCCACAACGAGGGCGACGAGCCGGCGTTCACCCAGCCGATGATGTACGAGACGGTCCGCTCCCACCCCACGGCGCGCGAGGTCTACGCCCGCGTGCTCGTCGACCAGGGCGTGGTGACGCAGGACGATGCGGACGCCCTGCTCCAGCGCGTGAACGA
This genomic interval from Longimicrobiaceae bacterium contains the following:
- a CDS encoding DEAD/DEAH box helicase, coding for MTFDDLNLAPELLRAVKEQGYEVPTPIQQQAIPAALEGRDVMGKAPTGTGKTAGFMLPTLHRLRGKEGLKALVLCPTRELAIQVAESARDYAKYSELFVGCLYGGVPLDKDMRSLRAGYEVLVATPGRLIDHVERGNVDLSGLEVLVLDEADRMLDMGFRPQIDTVLRNCPKQRQTLFFSATMPNSVKSLAYDILREPVTVEASPKITTAETVEQFVYPVEQRQKPELLLHLLKQPEFQSALIFTRTKFGADRVASHLTRAGLKVETLHSDRNMQQRGKALESFREGKVQVLVATDVAQRGLDVDGISHVVNYDAPKDPEGYVHRVGRTGRAGETGIAITFMSGGEIGDVAAVEHLMGRRIPRVNVPGFSVFGDEPEPAEPPQTKKEIRATRGRRMGTRSGAELSPEELEKLLAAV
- a CDS encoding 2-oxoglutarate dehydrogenase E1 component codes for the protein MADLREFHGPNAGYVLDLYERFQRDPSLVDEGWRSYFASFTPTGDASVSSGASASGTDVQAVLDAYELAVSIRARGHTAARLDPLGGEPQPDPSLRPEAHGISDADLARLPASVVRGAAAQGAGTAADAIARLRAAYSGTAGYELDHVGSADERAWLQEAVETGRFRTPLDADAKRALLARLSQVEGFEKYLHRVFFGQKRFSIEGTDAMVPMLDEVIRGAAQSGAGDVLIGMAHRGRLNVLTHVMGKPYSMMVAAFASAQLAPGVDAQQNTDEPSGDVKYHMGWKDTKEIGGAKVRVTLSPNPSHLEFVNPVVVGMTRAAQDDTSAAGKPTLDARKAVAVLIHGDAAFPGQGTVPETLNMSGLRGYTVGGTLHIIANNQIGFTTDPVDDRSTRYASDLAKGFEMPVAHVNADDAEECLAVMRLAFAYRQEFGRDFVVDLVGYRRWGHNEGDEPAFTQPMMYETVRSHPTAREVYARVLVDQGVVTQDDADALLQRVNDEMSKAAEEVGPAKPHAEPSPNGRHPSAAETGVPAERLKELNAALLQFPEGFQPAARLAKNVLEKRRTALDGEKPDIDWGHAEALAFASLLQDGTPVRITGQDAERGTFSHRHAVLNDAKTGAKHNALQQLPQATASFEVHNSPLSEMAVVGFEYGYSVADPKALVLWEAQYGDFANGAQ